Within Armatimonadia bacterium, the genomic segment CGACTACTTCAACGCCTGCGAGAAGGGCGCCCAGGAGGCGGCTAAGGAACTCGGGAACATCGACCTCATCTTCGACGGCCCCACCGAGGACAAGGTGGATGCCCAGATCCAACTCATCGAGGGCTACATCGCGCAGAACGTTCAGGTGATCGCCGTCTCGCCGAACGACCCCGACTCCATCGCGCCGGTCCTCAAGAAGGCCCGCGACAAGGGCATCCACGTCATCACCTATGATGCAGACGCCTCGGCGCAGAAGTCCGGTCGCGAGTTCTTCATCAACCAGGCTTCCGAGGACGCCGTCGCCAAGGCCCTGATCGACGAGATGGCGGCGCAGGTCGGCCCCGAGTCGAAGGTCGCCATCGTCACCGCCTCCCTTACTGCTGCCAACCAGAACGCCTGGATCGCGGCGATGAAGAAGTACATGCCCACCAAGTACCCGAAGATGACGCTCGTCTGCGAGCCCAAACCGAGCGAGGAAGACCAGGCGTTGGCCTTCAAGGCCACCCAGGAACTGATCAAGACCTACCCGGACCTGCAGGGCGTCTTCGCACTCTCCTCTGTGGCCTTCCCGGGTGCGGCTGATGCCGTGCAGCAGGCCCAGAAGGCCGGCAAGGTCGCCGTCGTCGGTCTCGCAACTCCCAAGCCCATGAAGCAGTTCGTGGATGCCGGTGTCGTGAAGACCGTCGTCCTGTGGAACCCCATCGACCTGGGCTACCTGGTCGTGCAGGCGGCGCAGGCTCTCAGTGACGGCAAGCTCGCAGCGGGCACTACGAAGCTGTCGGCCGGTCGGCTCAAAGAGGTCGAGGTCAAGGGCGACCAGGTCTTTCTCGGGCCGCCGATGCGCTTCACCAAGGATAACATCGCCCAGTTCGACTTCTAGCTCCCACCCGATGCCCTCGGCGGGACGGTTCCACTTCGTCCCGCCGG encodes:
- a CDS encoding substrate-binding domain-containing protein, whose protein sequence is MRRLFLLLIVALLAVALTGCTKTRPTEPQEPMSPNVPETENMAGGGAGGEKVTVLMVPKIKGTDYFNACEKGAQEAAKELGNIDLIFDGPTEDKVDAQIQLIEGYIAQNVQVIAVSPNDPDSIAPVLKKARDKGIHVITYDADASAQKSGREFFINQASEDAVAKALIDEMAAQVGPESKVAIVTASLTAANQNAWIAAMKKYMPTKYPKMTLVCEPKPSEEDQALAFKATQELIKTYPDLQGVFALSSVAFPGAADAVQQAQKAGKVAVVGLATPKPMKQFVDAGVVKTVVLWNPIDLGYLVVQAAQALSDGKLAAGTTKLSAGRLKEVEVKGDQVFLGPPMRFTKDNIAQFDF